A part of Botrytis cinerea B05.10 chromosome 2, complete sequence genomic DNA contains:
- the Bcrpe1 gene encoding Bcrpe1, protein MSPQAIIAPSILSADFAELGKACSDTIGQGADWLHVDIMDGHFVPNITFGAPVVTKIRSHVDRPTAKHGKGTFDCHMMIAEPKKWVKEFQKAGCDLYCFHYEAAISSTAAESPESTSESKTNPKELIRYIHDNGMLAGIAIKPDTKVDVLWDILENPEEKERPDMVLIMTVHPGFGGQKFMASELPKVAELRKRYPDLNIEVDGGLGPGTIDQAADAGANVIVAGSAVFGAKDPSEVIAKLRQAVDSRREKL, encoded by the exons atgtCGCCTCAAGCTATTATCGCTCCATCTATTTTGTCTGCAGATTTTGCAGAATTAGGGAAAGCATGCTCTGATACAATCGGCCAAGGAGCAGATTGGCTCCAT GTAGATATTATGGACGGGCACTTTGTGCCAAACATTACTTTCGGTGCACCCGTCGTTACGAAGATCAGAAGCCATGTCGATCGACCAACAGCCAAACACGGAAAGGGAACATTCGATTGCCATATGATGATTGCTGAGCCAAAGAAATGGGTAAAGGAATTTCAAAAGGCCGGGTGCGATCTTTACTGCTTTCATTACGAAGCTGCAATTTCAAGCACTGCAGCAGAAAGTCCGGAATCAACGAGCGAGTCGAAGACAAACCCAAAAGAATTGATCAGATATATTCATGACAATGGAATGTTGGCAGGAATAGCGATTAAACCAGATACAAAGGTCGATGTGCTGTGGGATATTCTTGAGAACccagaagaaaaggaaagaccAGAT ATGGTGTTGATCATGACGGTCCACCCCGGTTTTGGCGGACAAAAGTTTATGGCATCTGAATTACCTAAGGTCGCCGAACTCAGGAAACGATACCCAGACCTCAACATCGAAGTTGATGGTGGATTGGGTCCTGGAACAATTGATCAAGCCGCAGATGCTGGCGCAAATGTGATTGTTGCAGGCAGTGCTGTTTTTGGAGCCAAGGACCCCTCTGAAGTTATTGCCAAGCTGAGACAGGCTGTTGATAGCAGAAGGGAGAAGTTGTAA
- the Bctpa1 gene encoding Bctpa1 — protein sequence MKRKADTQSNGQNGKSILKKRAKKALSDEDARKSFRKGLFDKEVLKKYTKEYASSEPYKHQVISPLIDDALLRAVRNEIRENVHFTPKETDIYKIHQSGDLANLDGLDDGALEKLPSLLRLRDALYSSSFRKYVAKITGSGELSGRKTDMAINVYTPGCHLLCHDDVIGSRKVSYILYLTDPDVAWKEEWGGALRLFPTKEFEDDGVKTVTPSPDTSKIIPPAWNQLSFFAVQPGQSFHDVEEVYHAANKEELEKDGGRVRMAVSGWFHIPQIGEEGYVKGAEEKWGKNSSLMQLQGNPDKYDFPKEEPVTVTESTADDADENGLEEADLDFLLKYMAPTYLTPDTLEQIAERFEEESNVTLDGLLSVKFLTKVREYVEAQEAAGLPDSSVEIEKGSWKVAKPPHKHRFLYQKPSSEVSDGQKELSPIEEILNVLLPSPQFRKWLEIATSCQVENYDLLARRFRKGSDYALAKNYEGEPRLEVDLGLTPTTGWGDDANDDEENEDNGDNDEEGEEEEEEEEEEEPKPKSKKSKGKEKSNGKKKAPEPKKEPTPEPEEEDDVGGHLVFMAGDDENDEDAAIYKAAGEEEDDGVLFTMPASWNKMSIVLRDSGVLKFVKYVSKNAKGDRWDISGAFGVKDDEDDEEEEEEDSGKSSQGSKVSLEDSDEEGTFNGFPDSDPDSDSD from the exons ATGAAGCGCAAGGCAGACACTCAGTCTAATGGGCAGAATGGCAAAAGCATCTTGAAGAAACGTGCAAAGAAAG CATTGTCGGATGAAGATGCAAGGAAGTCTTTCAGAAAAGGTCTTTTCGATAAAGAGGTCCTCAAGAAATATACCAAAGAATATGCCAGCTCGGAACCATATAAACATCAAGTTATCAGCCCATTGATTGACGATGCTCTGCTCCGCGCCGTTCGCAACGAAATCCGAGAAAATGTGCATTTCACACCCAAGGAAACGGATATCTAtaaaattcatcaatctGGAGACTTGGCAAATCTGGATGGGTTGGATGATGGTGCGCTGGAAAAATTGCCTTCTTTGCTCAGGCTACGAGATGCATTGTACTCGTCTTCGTTTCGAAAATATGTTGCGAAGATTACAGGCTCTGGAGAATTGAGCGGGAGGAAAACAGATATGGCTATCAACGTTTATACTCCGGGTTGTCATCTCTTGTGTCACGATGATGTGATTGGAAGTCGGAAAGTCAgctatattttatatttgacTGATCCGGATGTGGCTTGGAAGGAAGAATGGGGTGGAGCTTTAAGGTTGTTCCCTACTAAAGAGTTCGAGGATGATGGTGTGAAAACTGTTACTCCTAGTCCTGACACCTCGAAGATTATTCCACCGGCATGGAATCAATTGAGTTTCTTTGCTGTTCAACCAGGTCAGAGTTTCCACGATGTTGAAGAGGTATATCATGCCGCAAAcaaagaagaattggagaaagatGGTGGCAGAGTTAGGATGGCTGTTAGTGGATGGTTTCATATTCCCCAAATTGGGGAAGAAGGATACGTTAAGGGGGCTGAAGAAAAATGGGGGAAGAATAGCAGTTTGATGCAATTGCAGGGCAACCCAGATAAATATGACTTCCCGAAGGAAGAGCCAGTCACTGTGACGGAATCTACGGCCGATGATGCTGATGAGAATGGTCTTGAAGAGGCAGATTTGGACTTCTTACTCAAATATATGGCCCCCACCTACTTGACACCGGATACCTTGGAGCAAATTGCCGAACGCTTCGAGGAGGAGTCAAACGTTACTCTTGATGGTCTTCTATCTGTCAAATTCTTAACCAAGGTACGAGAATATGTCGAAGCACAAGAAGCTGCAGGTCTGCCAGATAGCAGCGTCGAAATCGAGAAAGGTTCTTGGAAGGTTGCTAAGCCACCTCACAAACATCGTTTCCTTTATCAAAAGCCATCCAGTGAAGTTTCAGATGGTCAAAAAGAATTGAGcccaattgaagaaattctcaaTGTTCTACTTCCAAGTCCTCAATTCCGCAAATGGCTTGAGATTGCTACATCATGTCAGGTTGAGAATTATGATCTTTTGGCACGCAGGTTTCGCAAAGGTTCAGATTATGCTCTTGCAAAGAATTACGAAGGAGAGCCAAGATTAGAGGTTGACTTGGGATTGACGCCCACAACTGGATGGGGCGACGATGCTAATGATgacgaagaaaatgaagataatgGGGATAACGATGAGgagggggaagaggaggaggaggaggaggaggaggaagagccTAAACCAAAatccaagaaatcaaaggGCAAAGAAAAGTCAAATGGCAAGAAAAAGGCACCAGAGCCCAAGAAGGAACCTACGCCAGAAcctgaggaagaagatgatgttgGAGGTCATTTAGTGTTCATGGCAGgcgatgatgagaatgacgAAGATGCAGCAATTTATAAAGCTgcaggagaggaagaagatgatggagtACTTTTCACAATGCCGGCTTCGTGGAATAAGATGAGCATTGTTTTGAGAGATAGTGGTGTGTTGAAATTCGTCAAATACGTTAGCAAAAACGCAAAAGGCGATCGATGGGATATCAGCGGTGCTTTCGGTGTTAAAGATGACGAGgacgatgaagaggaagaagaggaagattcaGGGAAATCATCTCAGGGGTCGAAAGTCTCATTGGAAgattcagatgaagaaggcaCCTTTAATGGGTTCCCTGACTCGGACCCTGATAGCGATTCGGATTAG